CGTAGGTTTAATGACCTTGATTTTGATTATGTCCTCTGTAACCATGGTATTAGCGGTGGAAGCAGGTCATCGAAACGATCGTAAAAAAGTAACATTCTGGATGTTGCTTACCATCATTGGTGGTGCCATGTTCGTTGGTTCTCAAGCTTGGGAGTGGTATCACTTCATCGTTGGAACTGAACACGGAGCAATGCGTAACTTCGTAAACAGCGATGGTGTTTGGGTCACGGAAACGTTCCATGGTGCCAATATGAAGGTGAATGAATACGGATTACCGGTATTTGCGAACTTCTTCTTCTTTATTACCGGATTCCACGGATTCCACGTATTCAGTGGTGTAATTATCAATATTGTTATTTTCATCAATGTACTTGCAGGCACTTACGAAAAACGCGGTCACTACGAAATGATTGAAAAAGTAGGATTGTACTGGCACTTTGTGGATTTAGTTTGGGTATTCGTATTTACCTTCTTCTATCTATTGTAACAGCCCTTCGACTACGCTCAGGGTGACAACTCAGAGTGACGAAGTTTAAAAATTAAAAATTTAAGATTTAAAAATTATATAGTATGTCAGAATTTCACGATGATTACCCACAATATGAGTTAATGGCTCATCACAGCGAAGAAGAAGGAAAGAAAAAGCGCAGAAAGCTTTGGAATGTTTTCTGGATTATGCTTGGTGTTACAATCGTTGAACTTATCATCGGTTTTCAAGCTTCCAGCTGGGGTTTGTTAAATGAAGATAGAACGTCAAATGGTATTTTGAAAGTGATTTTCATTGGATTAACAATTGGTAAAGCATTTTTCATTGTATTTAGTTTCATGCACTTAGGTGATGAGAAAAAAGTAATGAAATGGTCAGTATTGGCTCTTACACTGTATTCATCCTTTATTTGGTTTGGATTTGTGTGGAAGAAGCAAACTACGCGAAAGTGAATAAGCACCCAATGGATGCGATTGTAATTCAACAAAAAATTGAATTGAACGAAGCAGCAAAAAGCGGTCATGGACACGAGGCTGGTGCAACACATGAAGAGCATGGTGCAACAGATGCGGCTCACGAAGCGCATGGCGAAGCAGCAAAACCTGCAGAAGGCGAACACCACTAATTTTAACAGTTTATCCTATAATATAATGGTCTCACAAAGCTTTGTGAGACCATTTTTGTTTGTACTTTTGTGTGCATGAATACAGCACCCAAAACACCATTCTATAAAGACAAAAAGAAACTTGTTATTTTACTCTTTTTGCTTTCATTCCCTTCAGCATTGTATGTTTTTTTATCGGTAGGAAAAACCAACTTTATTCATTTGCAATATTTTGGTGA
This Bacteroidota bacterium DNA region includes the following protein-coding sequences:
- a CDS encoding cytochrome C oxidase subunit IV family protein; protein product: MSEFHDDYPQYELMAHHSEEEGKKKRRKLWNVFWIMLGVTIVELIIGFQASSWGLLNEDRTSNGILKVIFIGLTIGKAFFIVFSFMHLGDEKKVMKWSVLALTLYSSFIWFGFVWKKQTTRK
- a CDS encoding cytochrome c oxidase subunit 3; protein product: MSSHAVSETDSTSDWNGGKSPFGVSYGKMFMWFFLVSDALTFSGLLCAYGFMRHKHPEVWPNPGDVFTHFPFYEGHIPLAYVGLMTLILIMSSVTMVLAVEAGHRNDRKKVTFWMLLTIIGGAMFVGSQAWEWYHFIVGTEHGAMRNFVNSDGVWVTETFHGANMKVNEYGLPVFANFFFFITGFHGFHVFSGVIINIVIFINVLAGTYEKRGHYEMIEKVGLYWHFVDLVWVFVFTFFYLL